In Nostoc sp. GT001, a genomic segment contains:
- a CDS encoding phycobiliprotein lyase, with translation MDAMEFFQLSAGKWRSQRATHHLAFKRSEIGESDIQVETLDADHPEIIELCQYHEIDPSLSVGGSRVRWLGTMAWDREGEENHQGKTIFAIVPDGDNPRQGKLLRERGYAEIVPVVGLFHMDDEDGLVLTTEYETMSSIERFWFASPNMRLRTSTVKRFGGFSTASFCSESRIETSVEVSSPEEVTEKLGTDVLEKRQFYSVLGW, from the coding sequence ATAGACGCAATGGAATTTTTTCAGCTAAGTGCTGGTAAGTGGCGATCGCAACGTGCAACTCATCATCTGGCGTTCAAGCGCTCAGAGATAGGAGAATCGGATATACAGGTAGAAACTCTCGATGCCGATCATCCAGAAATCATTGAACTGTGCCAGTATCATGAGATTGACCCCAGCCTTTCAGTCGGTGGTTCGCGTGTGCGTTGGCTAGGAACAATGGCTTGGGATCGAGAGGGTGAGGAGAATCATCAGGGGAAAACTATATTTGCGATCGTGCCTGATGGCGATAACCCAAGGCAAGGTAAATTACTCCGCGAAAGAGGCTACGCCGAAATAGTGCCTGTAGTCGGTCTTTTTCACATGGATGATGAAGATGGACTAGTGTTGACAACCGAATACGAAACAATGAGTTCCATTGAGCGATTCTGGTTCGCCAGCCCAAATATGCGACTACGAACCAGTACAGTCAAACGGTTTGGTGGCTTTAGCACCGCATCATTTTGTAGTGAAAGCCGCATTGAAACTTCTGTTGAGGTTTCTAGCCCAGAAGAAGTAACAGAAAAACTTGGGACGGATGTTCTGGAAAAAAGACAGTTTTATTCAGTTTTGGGCTGGTGA
- a CDS encoding phycobilisome rod-core linker polypeptide: MPLPLLEYEPSSQNQRVAGYEVPGDEQPRIFTTDNILSPSDLGDLIEAAYRQIFFYAFAADRETYLESQLRNGQITVRDFIRGLVLSNTFKKSFYDLNNNYRFVEQVIQRVLGRDPYSEREKIAWSIVVATKGIVGFIDEVLNTEEYLSNFGYSTVPYQRRRILPSQSAGELPFNIKSPRYEDYHRAKLGFPQIIWQVEVRRFLPQEQKPKAGDPALFLGLAQSINATGNAPQRISPYNIDIEKSVPYRQLSGIK; the protein is encoded by the coding sequence GTGCCACTTCCTCTGTTAGAATATGAACCTTCAAGTCAAAATCAGCGTGTAGCTGGATACGAAGTACCTGGTGATGAGCAGCCCAGGATTTTTACTACAGACAATATACTTTCTCCGTCAGATTTAGGCGATCTGATCGAAGCAGCATATCGTCAAATTTTCTTTTATGCTTTTGCTGCTGATCGCGAAACGTATTTAGAGTCTCAACTCCGTAATGGACAAATTACAGTACGGGACTTTATTCGTGGGTTGGTGCTTTCCAACACCTTTAAGAAAAGCTTCTACGACCTCAACAATAATTATCGCTTTGTTGAGCAAGTAATTCAGCGGGTTCTAGGACGCGATCCCTACAGCGAGCGGGAAAAAATCGCTTGGTCAATTGTGGTCGCTACCAAGGGGATTGTAGGCTTTATTGATGAAGTGCTCAACACTGAAGAGTACCTGAGCAATTTTGGATATTCCACAGTGCCTTATCAGCGCCGTCGGATACTGCCATCCCAGTCTGCGGGTGAGTTGCCATTCAACATCAAATCTCCGCGATACGAAGATTATCACCGTGCCAAATTGGGTTTCCCCCAAATCATTTGGCAGGTCGAAGTACGCAGATTCCTTCCACAAGAGCAAAAGCCCAAGGCTGGCGATCCAGCTTTATTCTTGGGTTTGGCACAAAGTATCAATGCAACTGGCAATGCTCCACAACGGATCTCGCCATACAACATCGATATCGAAAAGTCTGTACCTTATCGGCAACTGTCAGGAATTAAATAA
- a CDS encoding DUF952 domain-containing protein, with translation MNTILHITKRQQWEQAKNLGTYRADSLDSEGFIHCSKSTQILKVAKRFFDNQKELVLLLIDSEKVKAEIRYEPAEIVELFPHIYGELNIDAVYQVIDFEAGEDGLFELPQEVIDLE, from the coding sequence ATGAACACCATTCTCCACATTACCAAACGTCAACAATGGGAACAAGCAAAAAATCTTGGTACATATCGCGCTGATTCGTTAGACAGTGAAGGTTTTATACATTGTTCAAAATCTACGCAAATACTCAAGGTTGCAAAGAGATTTTTTGATAATCAAAAAGAATTGGTACTACTTTTGATTGATTCTGAAAAAGTCAAAGCTGAAATTCGCTATGAACCTGCTGAAATAGTAGAATTATTTCCTCACATTTATGGTGAGTTAAATATTGATGCTGTGTATCAGGTGATTGATTTTGAAGCTGGGGAAGATGGTTTATTTGAGTTGCCGCAAGAAGTTATAGATTTAGAATAA
- a CDS encoding RluA family pseudouridine synthase, which produces MHCVNTKSDRLDRYLSQELPDLSRSRIQQLIEQGNVQLNDRVCTSKKINVKLGDRITLEIPEVQPLELQAEDIPLDILYEDDQLLILNKPAGLVVHPAPGHPDGTLVNALLAHCPNLPGIGGVQRPGIVHRLDKDTTGAIAIAKTDIAHHHLQAQLKAKTARREYLGVVYGAPKTESGTIDLPIGRHPQDRKKMAVMPVEQGGRVAVTHWKVLERLGNFTLIHFQLETGRTHQIRVHSSKIGHPIVGDPVYSSGHSVGVNLPGQALHAWRLKLQHPLSEELIEVTATPPAHFTKLLEMLKRRTTL; this is translated from the coding sequence ATACACTGTGTCAACACCAAAAGCGATCGCCTCGACCGTTACCTTTCCCAAGAATTACCAGATTTATCTCGTTCTCGCATCCAACAGTTAATCGAACAGGGTAACGTCCAACTTAACGATCGAGTCTGCACATCTAAGAAGATCAATGTCAAGCTAGGCGATCGCATCACTCTCGAAATACCAGAAGTTCAACCTTTAGAACTACAAGCCGAAGATATCCCCTTAGATATCCTATATGAAGACGACCAGTTACTTATTCTCAACAAACCCGCAGGTTTAGTTGTCCATCCTGCGCCCGGTCATCCAGATGGTACTTTAGTAAATGCTCTATTGGCTCACTGTCCCAATTTACCAGGAATTGGCGGAGTCCAACGTCCGGGAATTGTCCATAGATTGGATAAGGATACTACAGGTGCGATCGCGATCGCTAAAACAGATATTGCCCATCATCATCTACAAGCACAACTGAAAGCAAAAACTGCACGACGAGAATACTTGGGCGTAGTTTATGGTGCGCCAAAAACTGAAAGTGGCACTATTGACTTGCCTATTGGTCGCCATCCCCAAGACCGGAAAAAAATGGCTGTTATGCCTGTTGAACAAGGCGGACGAGTCGCTGTCACTCACTGGAAAGTATTAGAACGTCTTGGTAACTTCACCTTAATTCACTTTCAATTAGAAACTGGACGCACACATCAAATTCGTGTTCACAGCAGCAAAATTGGTCATCCCATTGTCGGCGACCCAGTTTATAGTTCTGGCCATTCAGTGGGTGTAAATTTGCCTGGTCAAGCACTACACGCTTGGCGACTCAAATTGCAGCATCCCCTATCTGAGGAGTTGATTGAGGTGACAGCTACTCCTCCCGCCCACTTTACAAAACTTTTAGAGATGCTAAAAAGACGAACTACACTTTAA
- a CDS encoding NblA/ycf18 family protein gives MDFPVELTLEQQFRLQNLKDQVKSLSQQEAQEYLLEVLRQMMVKDNLVKHLLKQA, from the coding sequence ATGGACTTTCCAGTCGAATTAACTTTAGAACAACAGTTTCGCTTACAAAATTTGAAAGACCAAGTAAAAAGTTTGAGTCAACAAGAGGCTCAAGAATATTTACTAGAAGTTTTACGGCAGATGATGGTAAAAGATAATTTGGTCAAACATCTGTTAAAACAAGCTTGA
- a CDS encoding bleomycin hydrolase, with amino-acid sequence MVLDAFSRAVIAADAKTAPIGGADLAALKSFIAEGNKRLDAVNAIASNASCAVSDAIAGIACENTGLLQAGGNLYPTRRMAACLRDAEIVLRYVTYALLAGDSSVLDDRALNGLKETYTALGVPTGSSVRAFQILKAISVAHITNTNTEANAGKKFRKQEVVQGDCSALAAEAASYFDRVISALS; translated from the coding sequence ATGGTTCTTGATGCTTTTTCCAGAGCTGTAATTGCGGCTGATGCCAAAACCGCTCCTATCGGTGGTGCTGACTTGGCAGCCCTGAAGTCTTTCATCGCTGAAGGCAACAAGCGCCTTGATGCAGTGAATGCGATCGCCAGCAACGCTAGCTGCGCGGTTTCTGATGCTATTGCTGGGATTGCTTGTGAAAATACAGGTTTGCTACAAGCTGGTGGTAACTTGTATCCCACTCGCCGGATGGCTGCTTGCTTGCGTGATGCTGAAATCGTTCTGCGCTATGTAACCTACGCACTATTGGCTGGTGATTCTTCCGTATTAGACGATCGTGCTTTGAACGGTTTGAAAGAAACCTACACAGCTTTGGGCGTACCCACTGGCTCTTCTGTACGGGCTTTCCAAATCCTGAAGGCTATCAGCGTCGCTCACATCACCAACACCAACACTGAAGCTAACGCTGGTAAAAAGTTCCGTAAACAAGAAGTTGTTCAAGGCGACTGCTCTGCTCTAGCTGCTGAAGCTGCTAGCTACTTCGATCGCGTAATTTCTGCTTTGAGCTAA
- a CDS encoding bleomycin hydrolase, with protein sequence MKSVITTVIGSADAAGRFPSSSDLESVQGSIQRANARLEAAEKLASGIDNVAKEGYDAAFKKYPYLSQDGEAGDTQVKKDKCLRDIKHYLRLINYSLVVGGTGPLDEWGIAGAREVYRSLGLPTAPYVTALTYTRDRACSPRDLSPQALVEFRSLLDYVINSLS encoded by the coding sequence ATGAAATCAGTTATCACTACAGTTATTGGATCTGCTGATGCAGCAGGTCGTTTTCCAAGCAGTTCCGATCTAGAATCCGTTCAAGGTAGCATTCAGCGTGCTAATGCTCGTCTAGAAGCTGCTGAAAAGCTAGCTTCTGGTATCGATAACGTAGCTAAGGAAGGTTATGATGCTGCCTTCAAGAAATATCCTTACCTGAGCCAAGATGGTGAAGCTGGCGACACTCAAGTTAAGAAAGACAAGTGCCTCCGCGACATCAAGCACTACTTACGCTTGATCAACTACAGCTTAGTTGTGGGCGGCACTGGTCCTTTGGATGAGTGGGGTATTGCAGGTGCTCGTGAAGTTTATCGCTCTTTGGGTCTGCCCACCGCTCCCTACGTTACCGCGTTGACTTATACTCGCGATCGCGCTTGCTCTCCTCGCGACTTGTCTCCTCAAGCGTTAGTTGAGTTCCGCTCTCTTCTTGACTACGTAATCAACTCCCTTTCATAG